One stretch of Flavobacterium sp. 9 DNA includes these proteins:
- the murC gene encoding UDP-N-acetylmuramate--L-alanine ligase, with protein sequence MKTHFIAIGGSAMHNLALALHNKGYQVTGSDDAIFEPSKSRLEKKGILPAELGWFPEKITADIDAIILGMHAKADNPELLKAQELGLKIYSYPEFLYEQSKNKTRVVIGGSHGKTTITSMILHVMHYHNIEVDYMVGAQLEGFDTMVHLTEENDFMVLEGDEYLSSPIDRRPKFHLYQPNIALISGIAWDHINVFPTYENYVEQFEIFIAKITNGGILVYNEDDSEVKRVAEAATNPIRKLAYSTPKYTVSDGVTLLETPEGDMPIEVFGAHNLNNLAGAKWICQNMGVDEADFYEAIASFKGASKRLEKIAEGKGKVAYKDFAHSPSKVAATTKAVKEQYPNRTLVACLELHTYSSLNAEFLKEYEGALEYADVAVVFYSPDAVKIKQLEEVTYEQIASSFNREDLIIYTNPAEFKEYLFNLNLENSALLLMSSGNYGGLNFDEVKGLIN encoded by the coding sequence ATGAAAACACATTTCATCGCAATAGGCGGGAGCGCTATGCATAACTTAGCATTGGCATTACATAACAAAGGATATCAGGTTACAGGAAGTGATGATGCTATTTTTGAACCATCAAAATCAAGATTAGAGAAAAAGGGAATTTTGCCTGCTGAATTAGGTTGGTTTCCTGAAAAAATCACTGCTGATATTGATGCAATAATTCTTGGAATGCACGCTAAAGCGGATAATCCGGAATTGCTTAAAGCGCAGGAATTGGGTTTGAAAATTTATTCGTATCCAGAATTTTTATACGAACAATCTAAGAATAAAACTCGTGTTGTGATTGGTGGTTCTCACGGAAAAACTACAATTACTTCGATGATTTTGCACGTAATGCATTATCATAATATTGAGGTTGATTATATGGTTGGAGCACAATTAGAAGGTTTTGACACGATGGTACATCTTACTGAAGAAAACGATTTTATGGTTTTGGAAGGTGACGAATATTTATCTTCTCCAATTGACAGACGTCCAAAGTTTCATTTGTATCAACCAAATATTGCTTTAATTTCGGGAATTGCTTGGGATCATATTAATGTTTTTCCAACGTATGAAAACTATGTGGAGCAATTTGAGATTTTCATTGCTAAAATTACAAATGGCGGAATCTTGGTTTATAACGAAGACGATTCTGAAGTAAAACGTGTTGCGGAAGCGGCTACAAATCCAATTCGTAAATTAGCATATTCTACTCCAAAATATACAGTTAGTGATGGCGTAACTTTATTGGAAACTCCGGAAGGCGATATGCCAATTGAAGTTTTTGGTGCGCATAACTTAAATAATCTTGCGGGAGCAAAATGGATTTGCCAAAATATGGGCGTTGACGAAGCTGACTTCTACGAAGCAATTGCAAGTTTTAAAGGTGCATCGAAACGTTTAGAAAAAATTGCTGAAGGAAAAGGAAAAGTTGCTTATAAAGATTTTGCGCATTCGCCAAGTAAAGTGGCTGCAACAACAAAAGCGGTGAAAGAGCAATATCCAAACAGAACTCTGGTTGCATGTTTAGAATTACATACTTATAGCAGTTTGAATGCTGAATTTCTTAAAGAATACGAAGGAGCTCTTGAATATGCAGATGTTGCTGTTGTATTTTATTCGCCTGACGCGGTAAAAATTAAGCAATTAGAGGAAGTGACTTACGAACAAATTGCAAGTTCTTTTAATCGTGAAGATTTAATTATTTATACCAATCCAGCAGAATTTAAAGAATATTTATTCAATTTAAATCTTGAAAACTCAGCTTTATTATTGATGAGTTCAGGAAATTATGGAGGTTTGAATTTTGATGAAGTAAAAGGGTTGATTAATTAG
- a CDS encoding DUF1287 domain-containing protein — protein MKSVSTLIILFLLFSCNQKEKSNAYAKNEAQQTNTFADKLSNAAISIIDPSVDYDPAYFSIEYPNGDVPANKGVCTDVVIRSYRKLGIDLQKEVHEDMMAHFSEYPNLKKWGMTKTDTNIDHRRVPNLEVFFERNGEKLVITEDPKDYKTGEIVTWLINNKLPHIGIVTNKKSEDGKRNLIVHNVGNGQVLQDCLFEYKIVGHYRYWK, from the coding sequence ATGAAATCTGTATCTACTTTGATAATCTTATTTTTACTATTTTCTTGTAATCAAAAAGAAAAAAGTAATGCTTACGCTAAAAATGAAGCACAACAAACTAATACTTTTGCCGATAAATTATCAAATGCGGCAATCTCAATAATTGATCCTTCTGTAGATTATGATCCTGCTTATTTTTCGATCGAATATCCAAACGGAGATGTTCCTGCAAACAAAGGCGTTTGCACAGATGTTGTAATTCGGTCTTATCGAAAATTAGGGATTGATTTGCAAAAAGAAGTTCACGAAGACATGATGGCTCATTTTTCAGAATATCCCAATTTAAAAAAATGGGGAATGACTAAAACCGATACGAATATCGACCACAGAAGAGTACCAAATTTAGAAGTCTTTTTTGAAAGAAACGGAGAAAAACTTGTTATAACCGAAGATCCAAAAGATTATAAAACCGGAGAAATTGTAACATGGCTAATCAATAATAAATTACCTCACATTGGTATTGTGACAAATAAAAAATCAGAAGACGGAAAACGTAATCTAATCGTACATAATGTTGGCAACGGACAAGTTCTTCAAGATTGTTTATTTGAGTATAAAATTGTTGGGCATTACAGATATTGGAAATAA
- the radC gene encoding DNA repair protein RadC, with amino-acid sequence MKEGYFPISDWSEDDRPREKLMLKGIDALSDAELIAILIGSGSRNESAVDLSKRILASVDNLNSLGKMSISQLMNFKGIGEAKAISIVATFEIGRRRRSEDAAELVKKITSSKSVFEIMQPIIGELPHEEFWVLFLNNSNKIISKVQLSKGGITGTVVDTRLVFHYAFETKATGLILCHNHPSGSLIPSEADKQITKKIKIGGELLDVKVLDHLIITETNYYSFVDEGIL; translated from the coding sequence ATGAAAGAAGGTTATTTTCCAATTTCAGATTGGTCAGAAGACGATCGGCCGCGAGAAAAATTAATGTTAAAAGGGATTGATGCTTTAAGCGATGCTGAATTAATCGCCATTTTAATTGGATCAGGAAGTCGAAATGAATCTGCAGTTGATTTGAGTAAAAGAATTTTGGCGAGCGTAGATAATCTAAATTCTTTAGGAAAAATGTCTATTTCTCAATTGATGAATTTTAAAGGAATAGGGGAGGCAAAAGCAATTTCAATTGTTGCGACCTTTGAAATAGGGCGTCGCCGTAGATCTGAAGACGCGGCTGAGTTAGTAAAGAAAATTACATCAAGCAAATCAGTTTTTGAAATTATGCAACCCATTATTGGTGAATTACCGCACGAGGAATTTTGGGTGCTTTTTCTTAATAATTCTAATAAGATAATTTCTAAAGTACAACTAAGCAAAGGAGGAATAACAGGTACTGTTGTTGATACGCGTTTAGTTTTTCATTATGCGTTTGAAACTAAAGCTACAGGCTTGATTTTGTGTCATAATCATCCTTCGGGATCGTTAATTCCAAGTGAAGCCGACAAACAAATTACAAAGAAAATAAAGATTGGAGGTGAGCTTTTAGATGTTAAAGTTTTAGATCATTTGATTATTACTGAAACAAATTATTATAGTTTTGTAGATGAAGGAATTTTATAA
- a CDS encoding alpha-2-macroglobulin, whose amino-acid sequence MKNILFVFLLFTTALFAQKNDKNWAKVASYENEGKIKSANEIVDKIYKKAVSRKDEVQMIKCFFYQSKYLQVVDENAKTKILDHLKTDISRVSIPSKAILNLVYAKCLDNYSNYDYAVAVVDSAVAVVDEASVLIDSAAATIDTSRIDGIAIPKSNDTDIDFTSEKEIIALYEKTLENESILKKTSLTKYKAIFSFLTLERLKNENLYDYLLKENIAFFTEKIEQWEIESSQIPAYKKELLGNSESFLELDVNFMTEENFKKVLSLYQKLESDNPSLENQFDRIIFCSEFMPEPNEDFITFLNEFQKRTDNPILIQKILLKKAEILHNLASKELHPDYNIQAVKIYDDVVKINNQTSSAQTALEQKQIVTLKSLNARLQKFIYNKENTRAFITYKNLDHLRISFYTVDQKKFRKFLDSYDNIGLDSLVDVITKKQIKIASKDYQLQNKKDYFEYTTEVLLPTLETGTYLIYFESDSDSKEEKAYSYEIITVSNLSILASQETNKENFQVLDRKTGKPLENAIIKSKLYTLKTDSKGLASYIGPNNDDYDEQLEVSLANDTILSEKNYLARVQQYNQTENNTSTGKVEFYLDRAIYRPGQTVYYKGIAIKKQKNKNTIVANTTFKLFVRDANRQTFKELEVVTNEFGSFSGEFTLPKNSLTGDFNIYATQPDNYEKGDVAFKSKPNASFWKTVNLENSSTYFRVEEYKRPKFKADFDPKKESFQVNQSIKVSGTAKAFAGSNISDAKVTYKVNRFTRYVSRNYSDYWGLEQNEIIATGETKTDASGKFIIEFIAEPSKNAIKEQLPVFSYSITADVTDINGETHTAETTVKVGYHDLIINASIPSSIETKKKNEITLTSTNLNGEFLAAKGEIKLYFVSPFSNKFKENVWQKPEIESISASDFERLFPYEIIESKTDKANEILLFSKKVDTEKDKEIALDFISDYKSGNYKIVFSAKDTFNNLIESSSNFEIKQSKDKFNPGKLFTAEQINTDPKKDGFVVIKLSSVIPDLYINTNGNYGYQTYFENIYHLQNNEITIKVPLKKEFENSVCISFQSIFDNEIFNDQIYADLKTQESKLELLVESFRSKIEPGSKENWSFKLKSINSKTEAEVLASMYDSSLDQFIKKDWKNDLSINNYHYNSTNFKSGVGFERIYSSLKNLNEFLPLTEFKNDKTQLNWFGFDFDNSRYGDSLGITTVDIKDRKVGAETIKGDPDAVLTVDEPVGAAPVSVIIEEDSVGAFKTKKALIYNSRSEKSSFKIKGSVTISPDSLYIIDGQIASEKEANNINPADILSMDVLKGEKATALYGSKGANGVIIITTKKSLEELTKVKARKNLSETAFFLPNLKTDSTGKVSFNFTSPEALTAWKLRLLAHNKDAVSGYLEKSVVTQKELMVLPNFPRFFREKDTIVISAKISNITDKAKTGIAILQFFDATTMQPIDAKMLNAKNVRNFTVGAFGNTTATWTVSIPEGLQGVQYKILAKSGDFSDGEENILPVLTNNMLVTESMPIWVRENSTKEYTFENLKNNTSTTLKNHQFTLEYTSNPAWIAIQSLPYLMEYEHECAEQTFARFYANALASEIISSNPKIATVFENWRKNGKLNSKLEENEELKSIILAETPWLNDAQSEDEKKKSLALLFDLEKMKTSQEATFDKLKQKQKPSGAFSWFDGSDESEYITRHILAGLGHLSKLDKSENNAIKINQIAEKGVPFLDNKFLEYYKSRTKNLKKSEKLIWFNPYSDLHYLYTRSFYLDKYPLSDTLKKATRLYLETAKKDWLNYSLYEKGLAALTLNRFGEKDTAKKIIESLKETASNNEDWGMYWIANKAGWYWYQAPIETQALLIEAFAEVNNDTKSVDAMKVWLLKNKQTKNWPTTKSTTEAVYALLMQGNDWLSVKDNTVIKIGSEKILTKKLAENEKEAETGYIKLNWKTDEVKKDMASISIQNKSKVPGFGGVYWQYFEDLDKIKNNSGTVLSVSKELYLKKSSLKGDQLQRITTKNPLKTGDLITVRLVIKSKEDMEYVHLKDMRASCFEPVNVLSEYKYKDRLGYYMSTKDAATHLFFDHIDKGTYVIEYDIRVNNNGEFSNGITTIESMYAPEFSSHTKGIRVKVK is encoded by the coding sequence ATGAAAAATATCTTATTTGTTTTCTTATTGTTTACTACCGCTTTATTTGCTCAAAAAAACGATAAAAACTGGGCTAAAGTTGCCTCTTATGAAAATGAAGGTAAAATAAAATCCGCAAATGAAATAGTCGACAAAATTTACAAAAAAGCAGTTTCAAGAAAGGACGAAGTGCAAATGATAAAATGTTTTTTTTATCAATCTAAATATTTGCAGGTAGTAGATGAAAATGCGAAAACTAAAATCTTAGATCATCTTAAAACAGATATTAGCCGTGTTTCTATACCATCAAAAGCAATTTTAAATTTAGTGTATGCGAAATGTCTGGATAATTATTCTAATTATGACTACGCAGTTGCTGTCGTTGATAGTGCTGTTGCTGTTGTAGATGAAGCTTCGGTATTAATAGATTCGGCTGCAGCGACAATAGATACTTCCAGAATTGACGGTATAGCGATTCCGAAATCAAATGATACAGACATTGATTTTACATCTGAAAAAGAAATAATCGCACTTTATGAAAAAACACTGGAAAATGAGTCAATCCTAAAAAAAACATCTTTAACAAAATACAAGGCTATTTTTAGTTTTTTGACATTAGAAAGGCTGAAAAACGAAAACTTATATGATTATTTATTAAAGGAAAACATAGCGTTTTTTACTGAAAAAATTGAGCAATGGGAAATTGAAAGCAGTCAGATTCCAGCATATAAAAAAGAACTTTTAGGAAATTCAGAATCATTTTTAGAGCTTGATGTAAATTTTATGACAGAAGAAAATTTCAAAAAAGTTCTTTCACTCTATCAAAAGCTCGAATCTGACAATCCATCATTAGAAAATCAATTTGACCGAATTATTTTTTGCAGTGAATTTATGCCGGAACCTAATGAAGACTTCATAACGTTTTTAAATGAATTTCAAAAACGTACAGATAACCCGATTCTTATTCAAAAAATTCTATTAAAAAAAGCAGAAATCCTTCATAACCTGGCTTCAAAAGAATTACATCCTGATTATAATATCCAAGCGGTCAAAATATACGACGATGTAGTAAAAATTAACAATCAAACCTCCTCCGCTCAAACTGCTTTGGAGCAAAAACAAATTGTTACTTTAAAATCATTAAATGCCCGACTTCAAAAGTTCATATACAATAAAGAGAATACCAGAGCTTTTATCACTTATAAAAATCTTGACCATTTAAGAATATCATTCTATACAGTAGATCAAAAAAAGTTCAGGAAATTTTTAGATTCATATGATAATATTGGACTCGATAGTTTAGTCGATGTTATTACAAAAAAACAAATCAAAATAGCTTCAAAAGACTATCAGCTTCAAAATAAAAAGGATTATTTTGAATATACAACAGAAGTTCTTTTACCAACATTGGAAACAGGAACTTATTTAATTTATTTTGAAAGTGATTCTGATTCAAAAGAAGAAAAAGCATATTCTTATGAAATCATTACAGTTTCAAACCTTAGTATTCTCGCCTCTCAGGAAACCAACAAAGAAAACTTTCAGGTTTTGGATAGAAAAACAGGAAAACCTCTTGAAAATGCAATCATAAAATCTAAGCTCTATACTCTTAAAACAGATTCAAAAGGACTAGCTTCTTACATCGGACCAAACAACGACGATTACGATGAGCAATTAGAAGTTTCATTGGCAAATGACACTATTTTATCCGAGAAGAATTACCTCGCACGTGTGCAGCAATACAATCAAACAGAAAACAATACTTCAACAGGAAAAGTTGAATTTTACCTGGACAGAGCAATTTATCGTCCAGGGCAAACTGTTTACTATAAAGGAATTGCAATCAAAAAACAAAAAAATAAAAACACTATTGTTGCGAATACCACTTTTAAACTTTTTGTTAGAGACGCTAATCGTCAAACTTTTAAAGAACTTGAAGTTGTCACCAATGAATTTGGGTCTTTTTCAGGAGAATTCACTTTGCCAAAAAACAGCCTTACAGGTGATTTTAATATTTATGCAACTCAACCGGATAACTATGAAAAAGGAGACGTTGCGTTTAAAAGCAAACCAAATGCATCCTTTTGGAAAACTGTAAATCTTGAAAATTCTTCAACTTATTTTAGAGTCGAAGAATACAAACGTCCAAAATTTAAAGCAGATTTTGATCCTAAAAAAGAAAGTTTCCAGGTTAATCAATCTATTAAAGTAAGCGGAACAGCAAAAGCATTTGCCGGAAGTAACATTTCTGACGCAAAAGTAACTTACAAAGTAAATCGTTTTACGCGTTATGTTAGTAGAAATTATAGTGATTATTGGGGGCTTGAACAAAACGAAATTATTGCAACCGGCGAAACCAAAACAGATGCTTCCGGGAAATTTATAATTGAATTTATTGCTGAACCTTCAAAAAATGCAATCAAAGAACAATTGCCTGTTTTTAGCTACAGTATAACAGCCGATGTAACTGATATTAATGGCGAAACACACACTGCGGAAACTACTGTAAAAGTTGGCTATCATGATTTGATTATAAATGCTAGTATTCCAAGTAGTATTGAAACTAAGAAAAAAAACGAAATCACGCTTACAAGCACCAATTTAAACGGAGAATTTTTAGCTGCAAAAGGTGAAATTAAATTGTATTTCGTTAGCCCATTTTCTAATAAATTCAAAGAAAACGTTTGGCAAAAACCGGAAATCGAAAGCATTTCAGCATCAGATTTTGAAAGATTATTTCCTTATGAAATTATAGAATCTAAGACGGATAAAGCAAACGAAATTTTATTGTTCTCAAAAAAAGTAGACACCGAAAAAGACAAAGAAATAGCACTTGATTTTATTTCAGATTACAAATCCGGAAATTATAAAATTGTTTTTTCAGCAAAAGATACTTTTAATAATCTTATAGAATCGTCATCTAATTTTGAAATTAAGCAAAGCAAAGACAAATTTAATCCAGGCAAATTATTTACTGCAGAACAAATAAATACTGATCCCAAAAAAGATGGCTTTGTAGTAATTAAACTTTCTTCTGTAATTCCAGATCTTTATATCAATACAAACGGAAATTATGGTTATCAAACCTATTTTGAAAATATCTATCATTTGCAAAACAATGAAATAACAATAAAAGTTCCACTAAAAAAAGAATTCGAAAACTCAGTATGCATAAGTTTTCAAAGCATCTTCGATAACGAAATTTTTAATGACCAAATATACGCTGATCTAAAAACACAAGAATCTAAACTTGAATTACTTGTAGAAAGTTTTAGAAGTAAAATTGAACCCGGAAGTAAAGAGAACTGGTCTTTTAAACTTAAATCAATAAATTCAAAAACCGAAGCAGAAGTTTTAGCCTCTATGTATGATAGTTCTTTAGATCAATTTATAAAAAAGGACTGGAAGAATGACTTAAGCATAAATAATTACCATTATAATTCTACTAATTTTAAATCTGGTGTAGGTTTTGAACGAATATATTCTTCTCTGAAAAACCTTAATGAATTTTTACCGCTAACTGAATTCAAAAATGATAAAACACAATTAAACTGGTTTGGCTTTGACTTCGACAATAGTCGATACGGAGATTCACTTGGTATAACAACAGTAGATATTAAAGACAGAAAAGTAGGCGCAGAAACTATTAAAGGAGATCCAGATGCCGTTTTAACAGTTGATGAACCTGTTGGTGCTGCTCCTGTGTCTGTTATTATCGAAGAAGATTCAGTGGGAGCGTTCAAAACAAAAAAAGCCTTAATATATAACAGTCGTTCAGAAAAATCTTCTTTCAAAATAAAAGGCAGCGTAACAATTTCTCCTGATTCTTTGTATATAATTGATGGACAAATTGCTTCTGAAAAAGAGGCTAACAACATAAATCCAGCAGATATTCTTTCAATGGATGTTTTAAAAGGCGAAAAAGCCACAGCGCTTTACGGAAGCAAAGGGGCAAATGGCGTAATTATCATCACAACCAAAAAATCTTTAGAAGAACTAACAAAAGTAAAAGCAAGAAAAAATCTTTCTGAAACCGCTTTCTTCTTACCGAATTTAAAAACTGATTCTACAGGAAAAGTGAGTTTTAATTTTACTTCTCCAGAAGCTTTAACCGCTTGGAAACTTCGCTTATTGGCACATAATAAAGATGCTGTTTCGGGATATTTAGAGAAAAGTGTAGTGACTCAAAAAGAATTGATGGTTTTGCCGAATTTCCCACGTTTCTTTAGAGAAAAAGATACGATTGTAATCTCTGCTAAAATTTCGAATATTACAGATAAAGCAAAAACCGGAATTGCAATTTTGCAGTTTTTTGACGCTACAACAATGCAGCCTATTGACGCCAAAATGCTAAACGCAAAAAACGTCAGAAACTTTACTGTTGGAGCGTTCGGAAATACTACGGCAACCTGGACGGTTTCGATTCCGGAAGGTTTGCAAGGCGTTCAATATAAAATTTTGGCTAAATCTGGTGATTTCTCAGATGGAGAAGAAAACATACTTCCTGTTCTAACAAACAATATGTTGGTTACGGAAAGTATGCCGATTTGGGTTCGCGAGAATTCAACTAAAGAATATACGTTTGAAAATTTAAAAAACAATACTTCTACAACTTTAAAAAATCATCAGTTTACGTTAGAATATACCTCAAATCCGGCTTGGATTGCGATTCAGTCTTTGCCTTATTTAATGGAATATGAACACGAATGTGCTGAACAAACTTTTGCTCGTTTTTATGCCAATGCTTTGGCTTCAGAAATCATTTCGAGTAATCCGAAGATTGCAACGGTTTTCGAAAACTGGAGAAAGAACGGAAAACTGAATTCGAAATTAGAAGAAAACGAAGAACTAAAATCAATCATTCTTGCCGAAACGCCTTGGTTAAATGATGCACAAAGCGAAGATGAAAAGAAAAAGAGTTTGGCGCTTTTGTTTGATTTAGAAAAAATGAAAACTTCGCAAGAAGCTACTTTCGATAAATTAAAACAGAAACAAAAACCATCAGGAGCGTTTTCATGGTTTGACGGAAGTGACGAAAGCGAATACATTACGAGACACATTCTGGCAGGTTTAGGTCATTTATCAAAATTGGATAAATCTGAAAATAATGCTATTAAAATAAATCAAATTGCAGAAAAAGGAGTTCCGTTTTTAGACAATAAATTTCTGGAATATTATAAAAGTCGAACTAAAAACTTAAAGAAATCAGAGAAACTAATTTGGTTTAATCCGTATTCTGATTTGCATTATTTATACACAAGGAGTTTTTATTTAGACAAATATCCGCTTTCAGATACTTTGAAAAAAGCAACAAGATTATATCTGGAAACTGCTAAAAAAGATTGGTTAAATTATTCGCTTTACGAAAAAGGATTAGCTGCTTTGACTTTAAATCGTTTTGGAGAAAAAGATACTGCCAAAAAAATCATCGAAAGTCTAAAAGAAACAGCTTCGAATAATGAAGATTGGGGAATGTATTGGATTGCCAACAAAGCAGGTTGGTATTGGTATCAGGCGCCTATAGAAACTCAGGCTTTATTGATTGAGGCTTTCGCCGAAGTAAATAACGACACCAAATCTGTTGATGCCATGAAAGTCTGGTTGCTAAAGAACAAACAAACCAAAAACTGGCCAACAACAAAATCTACTACAGAAGCTGTTTATGCTTTACTGATGCAAGGCAATGATTGGTTAAGTGTAAAAGACAATACCGTTATTAAAATTGGCAGCGAAAAGATCTTAACCAAAAAATTAGCCGAAAACGAAAAAGAAGCTGAAACAGGTTACATCAAACTGAATTGGAAAACGGATGAAGTTAAAAAAGATATGGCTTCAATCAGCATTCAGAACAAATCTAAAGTTCCTGGTTTTGGAGGTGTATATTGGCAATACTTTGAAGATTTGGATAAAATCAAAAACAATTCCGGTACTGTTCTATCTGTTTCTAAAGAATTATATTTAAAGAAAAGCTCGCTTAAAGGAGATCAATTACAAAGAATTACAACCAAAAACCCTTTGAAAACCGGTGATTTAATTACCGTGAGATTAGTCATAAAATCGAAAGAAGACATGGAATATGTTCATCTAAAAGATATGAGAGCTTCTTGTTTTGAACCTGTAAATGTACTTTCAGAATATAAATACAAAGACCGTTTAGGATATTATATGAGTACAAAAGATGCCGCAACTCATTTGTTTTTTGATCACATCGATAAAGGAACTTATGTTATCGAATATGATATTCGAGTAAACAACAATGGTGAATTCTCCAACGGAATTACAACTATTGAAAGTATGTATGCTCCGGAATTCTCAAGTCACACAAAGGGAATTCGAGTAAAGGTTAAATAA
- a CDS encoding GNAT family N-acetyltransferase: MNSRIEVVKITSENPDFVTLIKIFDTFLWERYPELKKDYWGNNLIEFNDNVVLIYLEGKPVASGCFKKYNDNTIELKRMFVLPEARGLGLAQQVIKELEIEAKKQGFETMILETLYKQTEAISLYQKVGFEIVENYEPYIGLKNSVCMRKSI, encoded by the coding sequence ATGAATTCAAGAATAGAAGTTGTAAAGATAACAAGTGAGAATCCGGATTTTGTAACGCTGATCAAAATATTTGATACTTTTTTATGGGAACGTTATCCGGAATTAAAAAAGGATTATTGGGGCAATAATTTGATTGAATTTAATGATAATGTTGTTCTCATTTATTTAGAAGGAAAACCCGTTGCAAGTGGTTGCTTTAAGAAATATAATGACAATACAATTGAGTTAAAAAGGATGTTTGTTTTGCCTGAAGCAAGAGGCTTGGGATTGGCTCAGCAAGTTATTAAAGAATTAGAAATAGAGGCGAAGAAGCAGGGGTTTGAAACTATGATTTTAGAAACACTTTATAAACAGACTGAAGCTATTAGTTTATATCAAAAAGTGGGATTTGAAATTGTAGAGAATTACGAACCTTATATAGGTTTGAAGAATAGTGTTTGTATGCGTAAATCTATATAA
- a CDS encoding YjjG family noncanonical pyrimidine nucleotidase, whose product MNTTITDIFFDLDHTLWDFDKNSEMAFDRIFKNSFPDIKIEDFIAKYAPINQACWKLYQNDEITHVELRYNRLKLSFDALNYEISDEDINQIANDYIEFLTDNNYLFDGAIEVLDYLKPKYKLHIITNGFAAVQDKKINNAALGGYFNTITNSELAGVKKPNSIIFDYAVNLAQASKESSIMIGDCLDADVNGALNAGLDAIFFNEKNIEAPENIKQINHLLELKKYL is encoded by the coding sequence ATGAATACCACTATTACCGACATTTTTTTTGATTTAGATCACACGCTTTGGGATTTTGATAAAAACTCAGAAATGGCTTTTGATCGTATTTTTAAGAACAGCTTTCCCGATATTAAGATCGAGGATTTTATTGCAAAATATGCTCCTATAAATCAGGCTTGCTGGAAATTATATCAAAACGATGAAATTACGCACGTCGAGTTGCGTTACAATAGATTGAAGCTTTCGTTTGATGCTTTGAATTATGAAATTTCAGATGAAGATATCAATCAGATTGCAAATGATTATATCGAATTTTTAACTGATAATAATTATCTTTTTGACGGAGCAATCGAAGTTTTGGATTATCTAAAACCAAAATACAAACTACATATTATCACTAACGGTTTTGCTGCTGTTCAGGATAAAAAGATAAATAATGCTGCTCTTGGAGGTTATTTTAATACAATAACAAATTCTGAATTAGCGGGTGTTAAAAAACCAAATAGTATTATCTTTGATTATGCTGTCAATTTGGCTCAAGCCTCAAAAGAAAGTAGTATTATGATTGGAGATTGTCTCGATGCAGATGTTAATGGTGCATTGAATGCCGGTCTGGATGCTATCTTTTTTAATGAAAAAAATATTGAAGCTCCTGAAAATATCAAACAAATAAACCATTTATTAGAACTTAAAAAATATTTATAA
- a CDS encoding lipopolysaccharide assembly protein LapB, protein MKKLLLLFLLMPILGWSQSNFEKGEKLFQAKKYDEAQVVFEAILKTKPLDIKTLDYLGEIEAHQKSWVKGAEYFKKLKELKPTEADYFFKYGGCLAMRAMEVNKLKAFTMVDGMKQAFEKAIVLNPKHVQARWALIEIYLQLPGILGGSESKAISYSNELAQFSPVDGYLSRGRIDEYFKRYTSAEKNYMKANEIGKSKVTFQKLYNLYLNKLKDPKKAQDLKRKFDV, encoded by the coding sequence ATGAAAAAACTGCTGCTTCTTTTTTTATTAATGCCCATTTTAGGATGGTCACAATCGAATTTTGAAAAAGGCGAAAAGTTGTTTCAGGCAAAAAAATATGATGAAGCGCAAGTTGTTTTTGAAGCAATTCTAAAAACAAAACCTTTGGATATAAAGACACTTGATTATTTGGGTGAAATTGAAGCGCATCAAAAATCATGGGTAAAAGGAGCTGAATATTTCAAAAAGCTTAAGGAATTGAAACCTACTGAAGCTGATTATTTCTTTAAATATGGCGGTTGTTTGGCGATGAGAGCGATGGAGGTGAATAAATTAAAAGCTTTTACGATGGTTGATGGTATGAAACAGGCTTTTGAAAAAGCAATTGTTCTGAATCCAAAACACGTTCAGGCGAGATGGGCATTGATCGAAATATACTTGCAATTGCCCGGGATTTTAGGAGGAAGTGAGTCAAAAGCAATTTCATATTCGAATGAATTGGCGCAGTTTTCGCCTGTTGATGGTTACTTGTCCAGAGGAAGAATTGACGAATATTTTAAGAGATATACATCGGCAGAAAAAAATTATATGAAAGCAAATGAAATTGGTAAATCAAAAGTCACATTTCAAAAATTATATAATTTATATTTGAATAAATTAAAAGATCCTAAAAAAGCACAGGATTTAAAAAGAAAATTTGACGTATAA